A window of the Henckelia pumila isolate YLH828 chromosome 3, ASM3356847v2, whole genome shotgun sequence genome harbors these coding sequences:
- the LOC140889767 gene encoding uncharacterized protein — translation MDERPVRNNRNPRYRNRNNNNEGNPPLPPPPPPPPPPQVLGLNHADLAAIAAIVANTLQGLGNPPANGNPLPQVHGVKYHYESLRKNRAQTFKGDPDPEVGQYWLKNIETQLRLLEIPDEFKVDVVTPFLEEKAAKWWEAVSPPMIAAGPITWQQFKDVFLKQYYPAEVRLQKLSEFENFTQTQDMSVVEYTSKFNSIGTYAPTIMADDVLKMHRFKRGLSSRIQTALAVYHATSFADLMGAAIRAEIDINRRDGENTNKRPLVGQSSTGKQTFKKPYQFTGTNKSAPSKPSYQEIQTCSTCGFKHFGECRRASGACFGCGKTGHRIADCPENKGKEAEAKGSFATNKPKENKPNARVFAVTQEEVENANDVVAGTILINKTSSYVLFDCGATHSFISKRFAKKLGLTPEILVEPFRVATPTSKTIETHRVHRDCVMTISEHIFQAELIQLPMVEFDAILGMDWLANNHALVDCRMKNVKLKAANLDEVIYHGKFKEQKSLLSASQTWKTMKSGEEVYLAVVGEVKEEVALSLEDIPVVQEFPDVFPEELPGVMPDREVEFEINLVPGAAPISKAPYRMAPAELKELREQLQELLDKKQIRPSASPWGASVLFVKKKDGIFMDLMNRVFKPFLDKFVVVFIDDILVYSPSEEDHKEHLRLTLQMLREKELYAKFKKCEFWLKSVTFLGHIISKDGVSVDPKKVEAVMDWPRPKTVTEIRSFLGLAGYYRKFVEGFSSIAIPLTKLTQKNSKFNWDETCEQSFEILKKKLASSPVLILPTEGKDFVIYSDASKGGLGCVLMQDGRVIAYASRQLKPYEQNYPTHDLELAAVVFALKIWRHYLYGAKCEIFTDHQSLNYHPGKANKVADALSRKNMSKVILASLSAQPCLRETVKLKQSHDPSLAKLREQAGEGKTPNLEIDSNGVMWVKGRLCVPNIDNIRHEVMSEAHKSKFSVHPGSTKMYRYLKGNFWWNGMKKDVAEFVSRCQVCQKVKAEHQRPGGLLQPLEIPEWKWEHISMDLLSVYPSQGRVMTEYG, via the exons ATGGATGAGAGACCAGTACGCAACAATCGTAACCCACGCTATAGAAACCGCAACAACAACAATGAAGGGAACCCTCCgctgccgccgccgccgccgccgccgccgccaccGCAAGTATTAGGCCTAAATCATGCTGACTTGGCGGCTATAGCAGCCATTGTGGCTAACACCCTTCAAGGGTTGGGAAACCCGCCTGCAAATGGCAACCCACTACCACAGGTGCATGGGGTGAAGTATCATTATGAGTCACTGAGAAAGAACCGAGCCCAAACCTTTAAAGGAGATCCAGATCCTGAGGTTGGCCAATATTGGCTCAAGAATATCGAGACTCAACTCCGCCTACTCGAGATCCCTgatgagtttaaggtggatgtaGTAACACCCTTCTTGGAAGAAAAAGCAGCCAAGTGGTGGGAGGCAGTGTCACCACCTATGATAGCAGCTGGTCCAATCACGTGGCAACAATTTAAGGATGTGTTCCTGAAGCAGTATTACCCTGCGGAAGTCAGATTGCAAAAATTAAGTGAGTTCGAAAATTTCACTCAGACTCAGGATATGTCAGTGGTTGAATacacttcaaaattcaattcaattggaACGTATGCTCCTACTATCATGGCTGATGATGTCTTGAAAATGCACCGTTTCAAAAGAGGTTTGAGCAGTCGTATTCAGACAGCTTTAGCAGTTTACCATGCCACAAGTTTCGCTGATTTAATGGGAGCTGCAATTCGAGCTGAGATCGATATCAACCGAAGGGATGGTGAGAACACGAACAAGAGACCTCTTGTGGGGCAATCTTCAACaggaaaacagacattcaaGAAACCATATCAGTTTACTGGAACAAACAAGAGCGCTCCTTCAAAACCAAgctatcaagaaatccaaacatgtagtACCTGTGGATTTAAACACTTTGGAGAATGCCGCAGAGCAAGTGGCGCCTGTTTTGGATGTGGGAAGACTGGACACCGCATTGCAGATTGTCCAGAAAACAAAGGCAAAGAAGCTGAGGCAAAAGGCAGTTTTGCTACGAATAAACCAAAAGAGAACAAGCCAAATGCCCGAGTTTTTGCGGTAACACAAGAAGAAGTCGAGAATGCAAATGACGTTGTAGCAGGTACCATTCTAATCAACAAAACTTCTTCttatgtattgtttgattgtggTGCTACACATTCATTTATATCTAAGAGGTTTGCTAAGAAGTTAGGACTTACTCCTGAGATACTGGTGGAACCTTTTAGAGTAGCAACTCCCACTAGCAAAACAATTGAAACACATAGGGTTCACAGAGATTGTGTAATGACAATTAGTGAACACATATTTCAAGCTGAACTCATTCAACTACCCATGGTAGAATTTGATGCCATTTTAGGAATGGATTGGCTAGCAAATAACCATGCTTTAGTAGATTGTCGCATGAAGAATGTCAAATTGAAAGCTGCAAATCTCGACGAAGTCATTTATCATGGCAAATTCAAGGAGCAGAAGTCCCTTTTATCTGCTTCTCAAACTTGGAAAACTATGAAAAGTGGCGAAGAAGTATACCTAGCAGTGGTAGGCGAAGTAAAGGAAGAAGTTGCACTTTCATTAGAAGATATTCCTGTAGTTcaagaatttccagatgtgtttcctgaagAACTTCCTGGGGTAATGCCCGACCGTGAAGTGGAATTTGAAATTAATCTAGTACCTGGTGCTGCACCTATCTCAAAAGCACCATACCGAATGGCTCCAGCAGAGCTGAAAGAATTAAGAGAGCAACTCCAAGAATTGTTGGATAAAAAGCAAATACGACCAAGtgcatctccttggggagcctCGGTCCTATTTGTGAAAAAGAAAGATGGGA TatttatggatctcatgaatAGAGTATTCAAGCCGTTCCTCGACAAGTTTGTGGTGGTatttattgacgacatcctcGTATATTCACCAAGTGAAGAAGACCACAAAGAACATCTCCGACTCACTCTCCAGATGCTAAGAGAGAAAGAACTTTAtgccaaattcaagaagtgtgaattttggctaaaGAGCGTCACCTTCTTGGGCCATATAATATCCAAAGACGGAGTATCTGTGGATCCCAAGAAAGTGGAGGCAGTTATGGATTGGCCTAGACCAAAAACTGTAACTGAAATCCGAAGCTTTCTAGGTTTGGCTGGCTATTATCGAAAATTCGTGGAAGGTTTTTCTTCGATAGCTATACCTCTCACCAAACTCACACAAAAGAACTCTAAGTTCAACTGGGATGAAACGTGTGAACAGAGCTTTGAAATTCTGAAGAAAAAGCTGGCATCTTCACCAGTATTGATACTTCCAACTGAAGGCAAAGATTTTGTCATCTATAGCGACGCGTCAAAAGGAGGATTGGGATGCGTGCTCATGCAAGATGGAAGGGTAATTGCTTATGCTTCAAGACAATTAAAGCCGTATGAGCAAAATTATCCTACGCATGACCTTGAATTAGCCGCAGTGGTCTTTGCActaaagatttggagacattatctttacggTGCAAAGTGTGAAATATTTACTGATCATCAAAGTCTCAA CTATCACCCTGGAAAAGCAAATAAGGTAGCTGATGCTCTAAGTCGGAAGAACATGAGTAAGGTAATCTTAGCCTCACTCTCAGCACAACCATGTCTTCGAGAAACAGTCAAATTGAAACAAAGCCACGATCCTTCTTTAGCAAAACTCAGGGAGCAAGCAGGAGAAGGAAAGACACCAAATCTTGAAATAGATTCCAATGGAGTTATGTGGGTGAAAGGACGATTGTGTGTACCCAACATCGATAATATTCGTCATGAGGTGATGTCTGAGGCacacaaatcaaaattttcagtgcatCCCGGCAGCACCAAGATGTATCGATATttaaaaggaaatttttggTGGAATGGAATGAAGAAGGATGTTGCTGAGTTTGTGTCGCGATGTCAGGTCTGTCAGAAAGTCAAAGCTGAACAtcaacgacctggaggattactTCAACCTTTGGaaattccagaatggaagtgggaacatatttctatggatttgtTGTCGGTTTAcccaagtcaaggcagagtcaTGACGGAATATGGGTAA